The bacterium genomic sequence GGCGCCGCGGCTGATGTCGGGGCTGCCGGTGCCAGCGTTTCCTGCGGCGCAGCAAGTTCCGACTTCGGGATTGCGGCTTCGGGCGTACCCAACTGTCCCGCATTCCCGAGCGATTCCTGATTCGGGTCTTCGAGAGCCGAAGGGGGATCCTCGTTCATCTCCGGCTCCGGCGCCGAAGCGATCGACGGCTTCGCCTTCGGTGGCGAAACAGGCGTGCTCGGCGTGGGCCGAAGTGGCGCAACAGCCGGCTTCTCCACGGTCGCCGGCTCCGGCGGCAGCACTCCAGCTTCTACCAATATCGGGAACAGGGCCTCCGGAAGATCGGGAACCTCCACGTAGGAATCGGCACCGTAGAGTTCTGACGGCGAGCGGCGATACCGCTCCGGGTGGTGGACGGCTCCAGCAAGGATCACATGGGTGCCGCGCAAGCTCATGTTGCGCTTCACGATCTCGCACACCTGGAAGCCGAACATCTTCGGGAGCTCTGCCGCCAACACCACGGCGACCGGCTCCTGACGCTGGATTTCGAGCATGGCATCGACCCCGTCGAAGACCACCATGCAGTGCAGGCCGCGGGCGCCAAGGGCGTCTGCCGTCTGCTTGGCGAGGTCGGCGTCCGGCATGGCAACGACGACCTGGGTCTTCTTCTTCTCTGCGGGCGCGGCCGCCTTGGGAGGATCTGCCTGGACACCGGCAGTCGCCTCGGTCGGCGGCCTCACCCGGAAGACGGATTCGCAACGCGAACAACGAAGACGAGCACCCCCCTCTCCGAGCTTCTCCTTGTCGATCCGGTAGCGGGCTGCGCATTTCGGACAAGCCGCAATCATCGTGTTCTCCCGAGTTTCATTGGATCCGGAACCGCCTCACATCTTCGCGAAGGACAGTCGCCTGTTCGCTCAATGTGCGTGTCGCGTCACCCAGGCGACGGGACGAATCCTCGTTCGAGCGTGTTCTCTCGAAGACCTGTTCCAGAAAGGAAACCGTTGAGCGACACGAGTTGGTTTGCTCCTGCAAACCAGCGTGGATCTGATCCACCGTATCGCGAATACTCTCCATGCTATGGCGGATCCGCCCCGCCCCACGAGATTGTTCCTCGGTCGTTCGCTGGGTCTGCTGCGCGACATCGCGAGTCACGTGGGCACCCCTTGCCATCACGTCGTTTCCTCGTTCCTGTTCGCGGCCCGCATCCTGTATGACGTCGACCTGCTCGCTGACGCGCTCCATCAAACCCGCCACATGCCGCGCGGCGCCAGCTTGCTCCCGCACCGCATGAACGATCTCGTCGATGCGCCCGCCGGAATCGCGCGCTGCGCCTGTGATCTCCTCCAATGCGAGCCCGGCATCTGCCGCCAATTCCACGCCGCTGAGGACACTCTCGGTACCGCGGCCGATCGCATCCGTCGCGTTGACCGCCTCGGACTGCACGGCCCGAATGAGATCGCCGATCTCCTTCGTGCTGGTGAGTACGCGATCGGCGAGGTCCTTGATTTCGTCGGCGACCACCGAGAACGAGCGACCCTGATCGCCAGCCTGTGCCGCGATGATCGCTGCGTTCAATGCCAACAGATTCGTCTCGTCGGCCACGTCGTCGATCACATTCACGATGGCACCGATCGCTGCCATCCGGGCAGCCAGACTTCCGATCACGGTATCCGCAGCCTGCGTGGCATCGCGAATCGCTTCCATCCCGCTGATCGTCTCGTGAACTCGCTCCTGACCTCGCTCGGAGAGCATGACGACTTGCGACGAAAGGCTGGCGGCCTGGCTGGCGTTGCCATCCACCTCGGTCATCGCTGCCGCCATCTCCGACATCGAACTCGCGGTCTCGGAGACGCCGCCGGCGAGGCCTTCCGTGTTTTCGCCAACCTGCGCCACGCTGCGGATCATCTGCTCGATCGACCCACCGACTTCTTCCACATGGCTGCTGAGGGTCGTTGCGGTCTGATTCAGCTCCTCGCTCGCAGCTCCGAGTTCCAGGATCGAACTACTGGCTTCCTCGACATTGGAATTCAACGCCTGGGCGCTGCCCGTGATCTCCGAAACCTTGTGATTGACGGAAGCCACCTGAGCGGTCGCCTGCTCGATATCTTCGCGCTGGGCATCCGTCGCGCCGGCCACGGCGTTTCCGATGGCTCCTAGATCGCCAACGGCGCGGTCCAGGCCGTCGGCCGCAAGGGCCACTCGCCCGATCATCTCTCTCAAAGATCCGACCATCCGATCGAAAGCTCGTCCGAGTACGCCGAGTTCGTCCTCGGATTCGACGACCTCCTGGCTGAGGAAATCACCTTCCGCGACCCGCTCAGCCCGGCCGATCAGGCGCAGCGTCGTGGCGCTGACATCCTTCGCCAGGACCCGGCACATCAGGAACGTGATGAAGAGAGCAATACACATGAGAGTGACGAAGGCTCGACGCGAGCCTGCCTGGTCGGACATGAAGACGGAGCCCGGGGTGACCGCAACCAACAATTTCTGGTTCTGCGCATCCAGACTCTGCCAGGCGAAGCTGTTCTTGGAATCGAAGCCCGTGCTCTCGCCTGCTGAGGTATCCGCTCGTTGGGATAGCCACTCGAGCTCGGAAGCCTCCAGGCCATCTGCCGGCCCATCGATGATCGAACGCGTTCCGCGATCGACCACCAACATCGATTGAGCCGCTGAGAACGTGACGGCGACCTCGCGCAACCGCTCCAACGTGTTGGTTTCCTTGGCCAACTCGTCCACGCAGTAGGCCAGGTAGGCCTGCTTCACGCGCGTGTCCTGGGCTTCGACGGGGCGTCCCGCGAGCGTGCCGGAGAGCAGCAACGCGAAGAAGAGAGTCACCATCGAAAGCGCGACCATCGGCACGACCAGCTTGCTCACCAACGGGACGTGAGGCATCAGTTCGGCACGTTCGGCGCTATCGGGTAGCTGCTGGGCCCAGGCGTCCAGAAGGGGCGCCGCCATCCGCTTGACTGCGAAGAAGGTGAAAATTGCGGAGACGGTTCCGCCGCTGAATGCGGCCGCCGCAACCACGAGGCACGTGAACGTGGAAATCGATTCGAGCCGAAACGCCATGAAGAGCGAAACGAAGAGCGCTGCGCTGGTCCAGTTGAACATCACCTCGCCCACAGTTCGATACGGGAGCCGGGCCAACACGGAGAAGGCGTCCCCGAGTTCGTCTTTCGTCAGATCGCGGACGATCCCTGCATCGATCGCTTGCCGAATGGGCAACGTGTGTCGGCGGTACACGGTCTGGGCGACGGCCGTCAAGGCAATGGCGACCAACGCAACCCCCAGGCCGAACGTGGACCATTGCTCCGGCGTGAGGATCAAGATGGTTACGAGGTATCCGGTGCATAGCGCCGCCCCGGGAAGCGCGATGACGGACCAGAGCAGCGTCAACCGAAGATGGAACGCCCTGCCGCTCGCAAAGATCGGCTCGGTCATTGCGTTTCCTCCCCGCAACGCGGGCTCGAGCGGTAGACGCTCTCCAGAATTTCCTCCAAGGCGAGCACCATCACCGGGGGTGCGTCCTTGCGACGCACGACGGCGCGAACGTCGTCGTAACCGGAATGCGTTGCCAGAGCGGGGGGGCTTTCGATGGATCCGGACGAGACGGAGAGCACATCCACGGCAGCATCCACTCGCAATCCCATCACCAGCTCATCGATTTCGACGATGGCGATTCGAGCGGTCGCGGCACCCCGGCAGCTTCCCTTGGCCAGCGCGCGCCCCAGGTCGACGACCGGTATGACTCTGCCTCGCAGGTCGATGACCCCCTCGATCAGGCACGGTGCCTTGGGGAGAGGCGTCGTCTCCTGATTGCGGACGATCTCCCGGATATGCAGTACGTCGATTCCGACCAACTGGCCGGCGACTTCGAAACAAGCCAGCTCGACCCGGCGTTCGCTCATCGTGATTGCGCTACTCACCAAGATCCAACACCCGTTCGAGATTCAGAATGGAGACGAACTCCCCGTCGGCCTCGCAGAGCCCTGAGACGAAATCGGTATCGCTGCCAGGAGCGTCACAGAAGGCATCCTCGGAAACCCGCAGAACCGAAGCGACGTTTTCTACGAGCAGGCCCACGGCATCGCCTTCGTCGCCGTGTAGAACGACGATCCGCGATGTAGGCGTGGGCTGGCTGGGCACGCCTCCAAGGAGATGAGCGAGATCGAGAACCTGCACGATCTCGCCGCGCAGGGAGATGATCCCGAGGATCTCCCTGGGGACCCGGGGGACCGGGGTGATCTGCCGCAATCGCACGATCTCCCTGATCCGCTCCACCGGAAGCGCATAGCGATTCGCACCGAGCGGAAACGCGAGGAATTCGCTGAGGATCTCGGTCTCCGCGTCGTCGCCGAGGCTGGTTGCGGCACGGGCGAGATCGTCCCAGGCCGACTCCGGAAGCGTTGCGCTGGTCATGCGCTCTCCCCACGCTTTGGACGATGACCCGCCGACGTGACACCGCGGCGTGCCAGTTCTTCGATGAAAGCCGAAACGTCGAGGACCAGCACGGCACCTTGTTCGCCGAGCTCGGTAGCACCGGCAATTCCACGTACGTCACGAATCGGCCCCTGGATCGGCTTGATCACCGCATCCTGTTGGCCGTCCAGACGGTCGACGATCAGCCCCATGCGTGCGTCGCCCATTCCAAGAATGACGACGTGGATCTTTGCGTCGCGAGGCCCTTCTTCAATGGCGAATTCCCGAGCCAGACAGCGCAGGGCCAGAGGCTCGCCCCGCAAATTCAAGAGCTCGCTTCCCTCGCTCTGCTGGATCTCCGAAGGATCCACCAGCAAGGTCTCACGCACCGAGTTCAGCGGCACGGCAAAGAGGTGTTCGCCGACCCCAACGATCAATGCCTGAATGATGGCGAGCGTGATCGGCAGGGTGATGGCGATCGTCGTTCCGCTACCGGGCGTCGACTCGACATCCACGATGCCGCCCAGGGAGGCGATGTTCGAGCGGACCACGTCCATCCCAACTCCGCGCCCACTGGTCTCGGTCACCGCATCGCGGGTCGAGAGGCCCGGATGGAAGATCAGTTGGAGAGCCTCACGTTCCGTAAGCTCCTCTCCCGCACCCACCAGCCCTTTCTCCCGGGCACGTTCGAGCACCCGCGCGGCATCGATTCCGCGCCCGTCGTCAGAGAGGCGGATCACCACGTCGTTGCCGCGCTGGGTCGCCTCGAGGCGGATCGTCCCCTCCGCCTCCTTTCCCAGGCGAATACGTTCAGCCGGCTCCTCGATCGCATGGTCGAAGGCATTTCGGACCAGGTGCATCAACGGATCCACCAGCTCTTCGACGATCAGCTTGTCGAGTTCCGTGTCCACTCCGGAAACCTCGAGCCGAACATCCTTGTGCAGGTCGAGACGCAAGCGCCGCACCACCCGAGCAAGCTTGTCGAACACCTGGCGCAACGGCACCATGCGCACTTCTAGAACACCGGCCTGGAGTTCCGACAGCTTTCGCTCGAGGCCACGATGGATCTTCCCGAGTTCGGCTCCCTCCCGGAGGGTGTGAGGGTCGGCGCTCAGGCGACCCGCGAGATGGTGGAGCGCACCCTTCTGCAGGGCGAGTTCACCCACCAGGTTCATCAGCTCGTCGAGCCTGCGGATGTCGACCCGAACCGTCCCACTGATCGACCTGAGGGAAGCCGGCTCCGACGCATCCTCCTGCTCGTGCTCCAACTCCGGGTTCGCGGCCTTCCCTTCCGCTCGGGCGGAGGCCGCTTCGACCGCTGCGGGTTCGACTGCGACGGGCTCGGCTGCGGAAGGTGCGGCTGGGGCAACGGAATTAGGGCGCGGGAGCATTGCCGTTTCGACGGACTCGGGAGCCAACTCCAATCGTTCAGCGAGTGCCGCGGCTTCGAGATCGGTACCGGCCAACAGCGAGAATCGGATATGCGAATCGGGCGTTTCGCCGGCCGATGGAAGCGTCGAGAGGATCTCGCCGATCTCCTTGATCGCGGCCGTCACGTCCGCCAGACCTTCCTCGAAGCTGGCGATCTCGAAATCCACCTCGACGACATAGATGCCGCGACCCCGTCGCAGATTGTCGCGGAGCCGATGCTCCTCGTACTCGGTGAGGGCGCGCAAGATCGAGGGCGAAAGCTTCAGATCTCCGAGCGCCTGGTCCGAATCGGGCTCGCTCCCGCCGAAGCCCTCGATGCGCGCCAACAATTCCGCAATGGTCCCGCGCGTCCTGACGCCGATCTCCGAGCTCTGGAGTTCTGCCAATGAGACACCGAGGATCTCGATGGCGTCATCGAAGAGCGAAAGGCCGTCCTCGCCGAGCGCCACGCGACCCATGCGCATGCCGTCGAGAAGATCTTCCAGGTGATGGGCCAGCTCACTCAAGCTTTCGAGGCCGAACATCCCCGAGAGCCCCTTCAGGGAATGAGCTGACCGGAAGAGCCGGTTGATGAGATCCGGGGCCGGCTCGGTGCCAGATTCCTCGGCTTCTGCGAGCTCCGAGAGATGGTCTCGCATGCGCTCGAGGATGTCCTCGGCCTCCGAGACGAACTCGCGCTGGGCCTTCGAACCCGCGCCCGCTTTATCCGACGCCGCCACGGGCTTTCAGACTCCCCGGCCCGACTCGAGCAGATCGGAAACCAACGCCTGGAGCTCACCCGGTACGAAGGGCTTCACCAGGTATCCATTCGCGCCGAGTTCGAGCCCCTTCGCGCGATCCCGGTCCGATCCTTCCGTGGATACGATCACCAGCGGAATCGCCCGGTAGACTTCGTTGCCCTTGACGAACGACACCAGCTCGAGCCCATTGATGTCGGGCATGTTGATGTCGGTCAGAATCAGGTCGTAGCGCGCACGCGGCAGCATGCGAAGCGCCTCGAAGCCGTTCTGGGCCTCATCGATCTTGGCGTCCGGATCCAGGTCCTCGAGCGCCTGTACGAGCAGGCTCCGCATCGTG encodes the following:
- a CDS encoding response regulator → MARILIVEDSGTMRSLLVQALEDLDPDAKIDEAQNGFEALRMLPRARYDLILTDINMPDINGLELVSFVKGNEVYRAIPLVIVSTEGSDRDRAKGLELGANGYLVKPFVPGELQALVSDLLESGRGV
- a CDS encoding purine-binding chemotaxis protein CheW yields the protein MTSATLPESAWDDLARAATSLGDDAETEILSEFLAFPLGANRYALPVERIREIVRLRQITPVPRVPREILGIISLRGEIVQVLDLAHLLGGVPSQPTPTSRIVVLHGDEGDAVGLLVENVASVLRVSEDAFCDAPGSDTDFVSGLCEADGEFVSILNLERVLDLGE
- a CDS encoding chemotaxis protein CheA encodes the protein MAASDKAGAGSKAQREFVSEAEDILERMRDHLSELAEAEESGTEPAPDLINRLFRSAHSLKGLSGMFGLESLSELAHHLEDLLDGMRMGRVALGEDGLSLFDDAIEILGVSLAELQSSEIGVRTRGTIAELLARIEGFGGSEPDSDQALGDLKLSPSILRALTEYEEHRLRDNLRRGRGIYVVEVDFEIASFEEGLADVTAAIKEIGEILSTLPSAGETPDSHIRFSLLAGTDLEAAALAERLELAPESVETAMLPRPNSVAPAAPSAAEPVAVEPAAVEAASARAEGKAANPELEHEQEDASEPASLRSISGTVRVDIRRLDELMNLVGELALQKGALHHLAGRLSADPHTLREGAELGKIHRGLERKLSELQAGVLEVRMVPLRQVFDKLARVVRRLRLDLHKDVRLEVSGVDTELDKLIVEELVDPLMHLVRNAFDHAIEEPAERIRLGKEAEGTIRLEATQRGNDVVIRLSDDGRGIDAARVLERAREKGLVGAGEELTEREALQLIFHPGLSTRDAVTETSGRGVGMDVVRSNIASLGGIVDVESTPGSGTTIAITLPITLAIIQALIVGVGEHLFAVPLNSVRETLLVDPSEIQQSEGSELLNLRGEPLALRCLAREFAIEEGPRDAKIHVVILGMGDARMGLIVDRLDGQQDAVIKPIQGPIRDVRGIAGATELGEQGAVLVLDVSAFIEELARRGVTSAGHRPKRGESA
- a CDS encoding HAMP domain-containing protein: MTEPIFASGRAFHLRLTLLWSVIALPGAALCTGYLVTILILTPEQWSTFGLGVALVAIALTAVAQTVYRRHTLPIRQAIDAGIVRDLTKDELGDAFSVLARLPYRTVGEVMFNWTSAALFVSLFMAFRLESISTFTCLVVAAAAFSGGTVSAIFTFFAVKRMAAPLLDAWAQQLPDSAERAELMPHVPLVSKLVVPMVALSMVTLFFALLLSGTLAGRPVEAQDTRVKQAYLAYCVDELAKETNTLERLREVAVTFSAAQSMLVVDRGTRSIIDGPADGLEASELEWLSQRADTSAGESTGFDSKNSFAWQSLDAQNQKLLVAVTPGSVFMSDQAGSRRAFVTLMCIALFITFLMCRVLAKDVSATTLRLIGRAERVAEGDFLSQEVVESEDELGVLGRAFDRMVGSLREMIGRVALAADGLDRAVGDLGAIGNAVAGATDAQREDIEQATAQVASVNHKVSEITGSAQALNSNVEEASSSILELGAASEELNQTATTLSSHVEEVGGSIEQMIRSVAQVGENTEGLAGGVSETASSMSEMAAAMTEVDGNASQAASLSSQVVMLSERGQERVHETISGMEAIRDATQAADTVIGSLAARMAAIGAIVNVIDDVADETNLLALNAAIIAAQAGDQGRSFSVVADEIKDLADRVLTSTKEIGDLIRAVQSEAVNATDAIGRGTESVLSGVELAADAGLALEEITGAARDSGGRIDEIVHAVREQAGAARHVAGLMERVSEQVDVIQDAGREQERGNDVMARGAHVTRDVAQQTQRTTEEQSRGAGRIRHSMESIRDTVDQIHAGLQEQTNSCRSTVSFLEQVFERTRSNEDSSRRLGDATRTLSEQATVLREDVRRFRIQ